In one window of Macadamia integrifolia cultivar HAES 741 chromosome 2, SCU_Mint_v3, whole genome shotgun sequence DNA:
- the LOC122071461 gene encoding chaperone protein dnaJ 49-like, which translates to MDGNKDEALKCLKIGREALELGDRIRALKFISKARRLDPTLPVDDFLSKLEGESGDPPAPDSPAPNGVPQDEATFSVNSSVRHRVPSDGSSSSSAKSYTEEQISIVREIKKKKDYYEILGLEKGCSVEDVRKAYRKLSLKVHPDKNKAPGAEESFKAVSKAFQCLSDEESRKRYDVVGPDEAVYDRPAARRRPQGFNGFYEADVDAEEIFRNFFFGGMPRATTQFRGFSFGTGMGPSVRTADNGSGNFNIRALLQLLPILLVLLLNFLPSSDPIYALSRSYPYEHRFVTEKGINYFVKTAKFDQEYPYNSPERVEIEQEVERAYKSSLAQYCQVELQRRQWGLTVETPYCDRLKEIQSMA; encoded by the coding sequence ATGGACGGGAACAAAGACGAGGCTCTGAAATGCCTGAAAATTGGACGAGAAGCTTTGGAACTAGGTGATCGTATTCGTGCACTGAAATTTATCTCAAAAGCTCGCCGCCTCGATCCAACCCTTCCTGTCGATGATTTCTTATCGAAGCTAGAAGGTGAATCTGGTGATCCTCCGGCTCCGGATTCACCCGCACCAAACGGTGTTCCCCAGGATGAAGCAACATTTTCGGTTAATTCTTCTGTTAGGCACAGAGTCCCATCAGATGGGTCTTCGTCGAGTTCTGCCAAGTCTTACACAGAGGAGCAGATCTCGATCGTCAGagagataaagaagaagaaggattactACGAAATTTTGGGGCTAGAAAAGGGATGCTCTGTTGAAGACGTCAGGAAGGCATATCGGAAACTATCTCTGAAAGTCCATCCTGATAAAAACAAAGCTCCTGGTGCTGAGGAATCATTTAAGGCGGTTTCGAAAGCATTTCAGTGCCTTAGTGATGAAGAGAGCAGGAAAAGGTATGATGTTGTTGGCCCTGATGAAGCTGTATACGATAGACCCGCAGCTAGGCGAAGACCACAAGGTTTCAACGGTTTCTATGAGGCAGATGTCGACGCTGAGGAGATTTTCAGGAACTTCTTCTTTGGTGGGATGCCTCGGGCAACCACCCAGTTTCGTGGGTTTAGCTTTGGTACTGGCATGGGACCAAGTGTACGAACGGCTGATAATGGCTCGGGCAACTTCAATATCAGGGCACTTCTTCAGTTACTGCCCATCCTTCTTGTGCTTCTGTTGAATTTCCTACCATCTTCAGACCCCATTTATGCTCTTTCTAGGTCCTACCCGTATGAACACCGGTTTGTTACGGAAAAGGGTATCAATTATTTTGTTAAGACGGCAAAATTTGATCAAGAGTACCCTTATAATAGCCCTGAACGTGTGGAAATAGAACAAGAGGTCGAGAGAGCCTACAAGTCGAGTCTTGCACAATATTGCCAGGTTGAATTGCAGCGGCGCCAGTGGGGTCTCACGGTTGAGACACCATACTGTGACAGGTTAAAAGAGATTCAGTCAATGGCTTGA